The nucleotide window CTTTTCAACAACACCCATCCCATATCTGAATGGTTGTGCATAATCATATTCAATTCTGGTAATTTCTCTTCCTTTTGTATTAACATACCCATATTTACCTTTTAATTGCACTCGACCAACGCCACCCGAGAATTCAAGAGTACCGTCAGGAGATGTACTGCAATCCTCAAAAGTAAAGGGTTCATATTTCAATGGTACTACTATCTCACCTTTTTCGTTAATATAGCCAGCTTTCCCGTCCTTTTCAATAACGCTTAAGCCATTATTAAAAGCCAACGGCTTATTATAAATAATGGGTATTATGATATTACCGTTTTGGTCAATAGTACCGTATTTTTCATCTCCAACCGATAAATAGCCATGGTAGAATGATACCCAATTATAAGGTATGTGGTAATGTATTTTGCCATTTCTGATATCCAGCAGATTCCATTTATTGTATTTTTTAACCGGCATTAATGAATCATTTAGCCACTCCATGCCTGTATATTCATATTGATCTATAAATGAAGATAAAATTTTTCCTTTATAATTAAATATATAAGAAGTATCCATCTTGCTGGCCATATAGAGGCCATTGATAAAACTTGAAATCCTATCATAAAGCGGTTTTATAAAATAATTACCTAAAGTATCAATAACTCCCCATTTTCCGTTCAAAGATACCTCAGCCCTGCCAAATTCATCAAACATTCTGAAGTCATCATATATTATTTCAGAAATAAAACCTTTTTTTGGACTATAAAAGCCCCATAATAGCCCTTTCCTAAAAGGGATGAGGCCACTATAGCATATTGTATCACCAGTATTAGCAGATAATTGCATTAATAAAGAGTCCTGCGCAATAACCTTATTTGATCTTTTTTGCGGTTCATTTTTGCATGAAAACGACAATATACCTAGTATTAATCCTAAGATCAATAGGAAATTTTGTTTATGCATAATGTATTGTATATAATGGCGCTAAATAAGTGTCTTAATGCGCGTAAAAGATATTGTTATCATTGCGCTAAAATTTTATCCAAATTTAATCAATTTTCAATTGAAAGGCACACTGATGGTGTCAGCAGTTCAAGTGAACACACATTAGCACCGAATAGCCCGGCAATTGGCTATGACCGGTTGCTGGCACCAGTTAATTTATTTCTTTTTGAAAGCAAAGTCCTCAATTATTAAGGTATCAATATATGCTGCTTTGATCCAGCCATAAATTGTATCCTTATCAAGTAATCTAATCCCAATATATTTATTGCTATTATTTTCCCAATTATTTATCCAGGCTGGGAAGGATGAATTTGCAAAATATACAATTGTACAAGTATCCCAATTATTGTATTGAAAGATCTTCTCTCCTTTTACAAATTGTTTGATTATATGATCTGAATCCGTTGCTATTTGATAATTTTTATTAAGTCTCGTCAATTCAATTAATTGATAACCTGTAGGAAAACAATCCCCGATATTGCCTGCATTACAGCATGAAAAGTCTAAATCAGGGACCTCAACATCGTATGTTATTTTAAGATCAGAATTATTGTCAAAATCTAAATCAACAGAATTATCTCCGTAAAAATATTTACATGCAGTTTGAGTATAATCTATTCTGATATTTGGAATAAAATCAAAAAAACTGACCGAATCTCCCTTCTGACCAGCAAAAATGCTAAAATCAGTTTTTATGAATTCCTTTTTGTCTTCTTCGCAGCTAAAAAATATTAGTAAGCATAAGATTAGGTAAAATGGTTTCATATTTTTCTATTAATTGGTGTATTATCCACTTTAAAGGCACGGCAATTGCCCAACAATTGCGTATACCAGCCACAGTAAATTTATTAAAATTTCCAATTAATATTTACCCCAAAGGATAACCAGGCACCAAAATCATTACGATTGTTATAGGTTGGTCCAACACCCCATTCATACAGTTCTGGGTCTTTGTGACCTAAAGTCTCGTCATACTCCAATTCACTAACTTTCCTTAAAAGCTTTTGGAAACCAATGCCAGCATACGTATCAACAATTAAGTGTTTGGTGATAAAAAAAGTATGACCCATTTTAGGGACGACAGTAATACGTCTGTCTTTCACTGTATAAATGTCTTTTATTTTAACTGAGTCGTTGTTCGGTTGCAAATAAAACATCTTATCATGAAATGTATTTTGATGGATACCCATCTCAAGCGATACATAAAGATTTCTATTTAAATAGTATGGTACTTCCAATAAAAGCTTATGTCCATCAAACCTGTATAAATCATCATAATGATAGACATCAATCTTTTTGCCATATTTCAGTTGAATTTCGATTCTATTTGTCACAAAATATGATGCACCAAAATCCAAACTAGGCATAAATATATTACCAATATTCAAAGGCGCAAGAGTAATTAGAACATTCCCCTGTTCAAATCTTTTCTTATTCGTTTCCTGCGCTCCGGACAAGATTGAACATAATGTTAAAAATATTACTAGAGGATA belongs to Bacteroidales bacterium and includes:
- a CDS encoding WG repeat-containing protein; amino-acid sequence: MHKQNFLLILGLILGILSFSCKNEPQKRSNKVIAQDSLLMQLSANTGDTICYSGLIPFRKGLLWGFYSPKKGFISEIIYDDFRMFDEFGRAEVSLNGKWGVIDTLGNYFIKPLYDRISSFINGLYMASKMDTSYIFNYKGKILSSFIDQYEYTGMEWLNDSLMPVKKYNKWNLLDIRNGKIHYHIPYNWVSFYHGYLSVGDEKYGTIDQNGNIIIPIIYNKPLAFNNGLSVIEKDGKAGYINEKGEIVVPLKYEPFTFEDCSTSPDGTLEFSGGVGRVQLKGKYGYVNTKGREITRIEYDYAQPFRYGMGVVEKKGFYSAIDTSGKTLIEFMKWDDFILKFEYIRKINYPDYNIDYGKIQKEKYNYIVQIRNGLFMVEIDGKRGYVDKNGIEYFE